The genomic region GTTATCGCCACTGGCGAAGGCGTTGGCATCATAGGTGCCAGGGGGAATACCGGGAAGCACATTCGCTGTAAACGGGATAAGAACACCACCGCCGCCCGGAATGTCCCAGTAGCTCCAGAGCGGTGACGTATCACCCGGTGTCGGTTCAGTAGAGTGGCGTGTAGCACCACCCCATTCTATTACAGTACCAGTGCTGGCATAGGTGAAAAAGGCGGGCAGTTCCGCCCAGATAGAGACATTTATCGCACCGTCCAAAAGGTCCACACCTGGTGGTAAATTGCCTAACCCGTCTGTAAGCGGGCCCAAGTTGCTTACATTGATCGTGTATTGCACCTGACCCCCTGGCGTCACAGTGGGCGTCAGCACGTCCATGTCGATGGTCATCTGGAGAATCTCACCGTTATACGGAGGGCTATCCGATTTAGTAATATCGCCAGGATCCGCCAGTGCGGCATTGAGGCTCAGCAGCGGGACTGCCAGAGCCACTGTCAGCACGGTCGCTATTGCTAGCGGTGTAAGCCATTTCTTTGTACCCATGTTCACCCCTTACTTCCCTTTCGGCTTTGGCTACCCCTTTAATATAACGGGCTCTGACTAAAAACTGCCCCCATCCGCGTATCCAACACTAAGAAAGCCATTATATACCACGCTAATACAGGCGTTGTCAAGCACTATTGTGGCTCCCTGCAGCCAGTTAACTCGATAGACCCCAAAATGTCATCGCGTGGCAATCTCCACGTCGCCATGCTGAACTTGTTTCAGCATGCCTTGTTTCACGACAGAACACCACTGTGATTGCCACGTCGCCAGGGCTCCTCGCAATGGCGGTCGTGTTGCACGCCGCAGACCGTCCTTTCTTTTCCCACCCACCCTCCCTGGTATGTAGAATTTTGGGGGATACCCCCAAACCCCCTCCCCCGATGTAATCGGGGGACTCCCCTTTACAACGGTTTACCGGAGAGTGACAAAACCCTGTTGACAGGGTGGAACATATGTTCTAATATGGGCGCATGGATGAACTGCCCCCGGAGCAAGAGCACTACCAGGACGATGGCTGTGACCTCTTCCCCTCATGCCTGCGCTGCCCCCTCACCCGCTGTCGCTACGACATCCCGGGGAGGCAAACCAGAAAGGAGCTGAGGAATAGAGAGATGGCGCGCCTCCACCAGGCGGGGGTTGCGGTCAGGGAGCTGGCAGAGCGCTTCGGGGTGAGCCGGCGAACGGTATATCGCATCATAGCAACCCGATCGGACCGGGGGAGCTATGAATAATATAACCCTCCCCCAGCAACTGGCCCGGATGGACCGCGACCGCATGAATCGTTATTCTGAGAACCTGGCCTTCTACAACGGCGAGCAGTGGCAACGCCGTTCCGCCCGTAGCGAACGTCAGTTGACTATCAACTATGCCAAAGCCCTTGTCGATAAAGTCAGCTCCTATCTCATGTCGGGCTTTACTTTCGCTGTAGACCCTGTCATTCCTGTCCGTCTTACGGACTCCGATATTCCATTCGGAGAAAGCTCCCCCGATCCTGCGGCGGCTGCCGAGCGCTTTTTACGCAGCGTCTATGACGATAATGATCTTTTCGCCCTCGACTTTGATACCGAGGTTGATTGCGCTGTGATGGGAGACGCTGCCTATAAGGTCACCTGGTCTCCCACTGAGAAGCGCATTCTCGTCACTGCTCCGGATGTCCAGGGGCTATACGCCTGGTGGATACCGGATAATGTCACCTCTGTTTACCGGGTGGCTGCGCGCTACCGTCTATCCGCTGAGGAGGTAAATATACTCTACGGCATATTACCCAAGGGCAAGACCGCCTGGGTCGTTGAGCTCTGGACGGACAAATTATTTGAGCTATGGATCGATAGCGATCAGGTCCATAGCAGCGCAAACCCTTACGGCTTTATACCCTATCTGCTATTCCCCAATCTCAGAGAGCCTAAGAAGTTCTGGGGGATCTCCGATATCCCCGTCATAATCGAATCCCAGCGCGAGCTCAATAGAGCCGTGTCGCAGTTATCCCGAATCCTGGAGCTCTCCGGCAACCCTATCGCCGTTCTGGAGAATGTGGAGGAGTCCTCCGATATTGCCGTCCGGCCAGGCTCTGTCTGGAATATACCTGAGGATGCCAGGGCTTATCTCCTCGACCTGCTCCAGGGCGGGGGCGTCCGACTTCATATCGATTTTATCGAGCTCCTATTCCGCATAATCCACGACGTTTCTGAATCCCCCAAGGCAGCATGGGGCGGGGCTGAGCGAGACCTCTCAGGCGTTGCCCTGGAGATTGAGATGCAGCCCCTTCTTCAGAAAGTTAGGCGAAAGCGCCTCATACGTGCCGCTGTATACCGCCGCCGAAACGAGATGATCCTCGCCCTTGCCGAGCGCTTCCTGGGGCAATCTTATGGCGATGTCACCCACCGCATTATCTGGGGGCCGGTGCTTCCCCGTGACTTCCAGCGCCAGGTCACCAATGAGGTAGCACTAATCCAGAGCGGGGTTCATTCACGGCGCTACGCCATGGATAGCCTCGGGATAGAGGACCCTGAGCGGGAGTTTTCTCAGTGGCTATCCGAGAGACAGCGAATAATGCAGCAGAATAGAGACCTTAACGCAAAGTCTACACACCTTGGGAGTGAGTGAGTGATGTGTCGCCTTAGCGTTTGTCCGAGTGCCCCGATAAATCGGGGTGCTCGGAGGTAATAAAAACGAGGAGGATATTGTGACCGAGGAAACCACTGCACCAACGGATGGTGCTCCCGACCAGGCTCCGGTCCGAGCGGAAACATCGGACTCCGATGCTATGCTCGGAGGGCAGGTTGCCGAATTACAAGCCGCCCTAGCGGCCAGGGATGCCGAGTTCGGGAAGCTGAAGGAAGCCCTTGCCGAGAAGAGCGCCCTTGCCGATTCTCAGGAGCAGGAGCTTTCCACGCTACGGCCTGCAGGCGCCGCCGCGGAGGAGAGGATCGCCGGCCTTACCGATAGTCTATCCGAGGCTATTTCCAAGTACAAGGATAGGCTCTACGCCGCCCACCCTGAGCTACTTGAGAATATGATTATGGGTGAGACTATTAAGGAGATCGACGATTCCCTGGGTAGCGCTCTACTGCTCGTCGATAAGGTCAAGGCCAATGTCGCCGAGCAGGCAAAGGTTGTTACGGTCCCCGCCGGCTCACCCGAGCGCACGGGCACCCCCGATTTTATCGGGGCCATGAGCGCTAAGGAAAAGATCGCATACGCTGTCGCAAAGGAGGCCAAGTAATGGCTATAACACTAACCGAAGCAGCCAAGCTATCGACCGATATTCTCTTGACGGGGATTATGGAGACCATCGTCAAGGATTCGCCGGTATTGCAGCGGCTGCCGTTTATCGAGGTTGTAGGAAACGGGCTAACCTACAACCGGGAGCTTACCCTGCCCGTTGTCGCATGGTATGACGAAAACGCTGCGTGGGGTGCCGAGACCGCACCAACGCTCACTAAAGTCACCGCCGGCCTGGAGATCCTGGGGGCTAACGCCGACGTGGACAACTTCATCAAGGCCACCCGCTCCAATATCCAGGACGTGGAGGCAGCGGTAATTGAGCTCAATTCTAAGGCTATCCGCCATGAGTTCGAGAAAACCTTCATCGACGGCCTGGGGACTTCCGGGGCTAAGGACTTCGCCGGCCTGAATGCACTCGTTCCCGTGCATTCCGATTGGGCAGCCGATACCGCCTACGCCCTGGGGGACTATTGCATCGCCACCACCTTTAATGGGTGGAGGTATGAGGCTACCGTTGCCGGCAGTTCCCACGCCACCACCGAGCCGACCTGGCCCACCACCGAGGGGGGGACTGTTGTTGACGAGGGTGTTACCTGGACCTGCCGTCGCTGTCCTTCCATTGAGGCGGGGACTAACGGGGCCACGCTCACCCTGGCCATGCTGGACGAGCTCATCGATAAGGTGTTGGGCGGGAAGCCCGATCTCCTGCTCATGAGCCGGCGGTCGAGGCGAAAGATCAACGCCCTGTCCAGGGCAGCCGGTGTCAATCTCCAAACCGAGCGTGACGAGTTCGGCAGTTTCATTGATCTCTATAACGGCATTCCTGTCGGGGTCAGTGACTGGATACTGGACAACGTCACCCAGGGGACTAGCGGCGTTACCTCCAATATCTACGCCTTCCAGATGGGGGAGGGCGCTCTGTGCGGGCTTTCGTCTCCTGGGCTGATACAGGTGGAGAGGGTCGGTCAGCTTGAGAGCTACGATGCCACCCGTACCCGCATCAAGTTTTACTGCGGGCTAGCCCTGTTCAGCACAGTAAAGCTCGGTCGCCTGTACGGGGTTACGGACTAGGCCAAGGGGTACTTTACTCTTGTATAGCGCGGGAGAGGCGGGGCTGTATCGGGGCTGTAGGGTGGGTGTAGTGAAACGAAACCCACCAGTCGAGGGCATGCGTTTTTCGGCCCCGCCTCTCGGCTATTCCATACGTTGTATGGTATTCGACTCGTGAAACTGGGGCACTTAGGGGCAAACTCGTAAGGCTGTTTTTTTAGCCCTAATATATAGAAAGGGGTCCGACGGACCCCGATACATCGGGGCGATGAATGAAATATCATCGGAGGTGTTAGGTGGACTTATCAATCATGGTCACCCAGGTCAGGCGGGATCTCAGGGATGAGGATTCCGAAAACTACAACTGGACGGATGATGAGCTCAAGCGTCATATCGCCCACGCTCTCTATGATCTCTCCGAGCAGATTCCCCGTGAGACTACCGTAACTCTCTCAACTGTCAGTGGTTCGATGGACCTTGATATAGCCTCTCTCTCTGATCGTGTGGTTGTTCACGCTGTCGAGTATCCTCTTGACTGCACTCCCAGGCGTTATCAGCGCTTCTCCCTGTGGGGGGATACTTTAACTTTTCTCCTCGATCTATCGGGGCCTATCCCCGACGGCTCAGATTGCACTATCTACTATGGCAAGATTCACACCCTCAATGGCAGTGCTACCACCTTGCCCACGAAGTATCACGATCTCCTAGCTATGGGGTCTGAGGGCTATGCTCTGATATCGTGGGGCGGCTATTCGGTTAACCGGGTTAATCTTGGCGGTCCCGATGTATCCGCTGACTACCGCCATTCCGGTGACCTTAAATTAGACTTGTTCTACAGCCAGATAAAGCGCCTCGGGCGCCGGCACCGGGCGTTAGTATCCAGGCTCTACACCCCCGCCGAGGCACCGGTGAGCATGTCCGAGTGAAACATCGGACTCCCCAGGGAGGCGTTTGCTATCATGGGGGACCCGAAAGACCCCGATGTATCGGGGGAGGGCGAGATCATCGAGGCAGCTAGGCATCTAGCCAATCACTACGTCAGGGCCGGCAGGTCTCTCCCCGATACGTTGGCGGTTCTGATTTAATGCTTTAAGAGAGGAGGTATTAGTTATGGTTATTTCAAAGCTTAGCAGCAGGAAGTTCTGGATTGGCGTGATCGCTGCTATCTTTTCTATGGTGGCTCTTCTCGGCTATGACATACCCATTGAAGAGGTAGTTATTGTCGACGCAGTAATGGCCATCTACATTCTCGCCGAAGCTATAGTGGACTGCTTCCGCAAAGAGAAAGCGTAAATGAGAAGCCTAAGCGATACCCTTAAAGCAGCGCAGCGGTCAGGGTCCGCACGCCCCTACGTTACGGCCGAGGTCCGCCAGAGGATAGCGGGCATCCGCCGGCTCGATTTCACCAGAGAATATGAAGGCCCCCAGGGAGACGGTTTTAACGCTCTGACCGCCACCGGTGACGATCATATTCTCAGGCTGTGGGTCAATCCAGGCGACAACAAGCTATACACTCAAATCTTATAAGGAGGATCACAATGGCTAACATGCTCTATGAAAAAGCTAGGCAGGGTTTTCTCGATGGGAGTATCGATTGGGACACCGACGACATCCGGGCGATCTTGATCGATACCGCCGATTATACCGTTGACCTGGACGCCCACGACAACCTCGACGACATCCCCGCAGGGGCCAGGGTTGCCGTCTCCGGATCGCTCACCGGCAAGACGGTGGTCGATGGCGTAGCCGACGCCGACGATGTGACGTTTAGCGCGGTGACCGGGGATCAGTGTGAGGCGATAGTGCTCTACAAGCACACCGGCGTTGAATCCACGTCCCGTCTAATAGCCTACATCGACAGCGCTACCGGCTTGCCCGTCACGCCCAACTCCGGAGATATCGAGGTCCAGTGGGCTGATGGGGCGAGCAAGATATTTAAGCTGTAACTTGTACCTTGCGGCTTGAAAACTTGAAACTGAGGTTGAGCCATGTCCACCAGGTATGAGTATTATGACGCCGGCGCGACAGCTGTTTGGGCAGCCCAGGGCAACTCGGTTAGCGCCCAAACCTTTACCCCTTCTGTCGCCCACATCATCACGTCCGTAAAGATAAAGGCGTTTCGTGTAGGTTCTCCAGGTACTGTAACTGCGAGCATACGGGCCACAGATGTCAACGGCAAGCCCACAGGTGTTGATTTATGCTCAGGCACTATAGACGGCAACGGCTTTACCACGGATACCGCAGGTGTACTCTATGAAATCACTCTCGGGGCGGGTACTGCCCTTGCAGCATCAACGAAGTACGCCATCCTTATCAAAGCCCCCAGTGGTGACACTTCTAATTACGTCCAGGGTCTAGGCGCAGGTGGCAATCCCTATGCCGGTGGTCAACTGTGTGGTAGTAGCGATAACGGCGTTAACTGGACAATTTATGCCGACTATGACAAGAACTTCGAGGACTGGGGTACTACTACACAAACCATCGCCCCCACTAGCATTGCCAGCGCCGAGGCATTCGGCACTCCCACCGTAGCCCCAGGCCCCGTTACCGTCTCCCCCCCGTCCATCGCCTCAGGAGAGGCGTTCGGCACGCCCACGGTCGCCCTCGTCCCCCTGCACGTATTCCCCTCCTCCATTCCAAGCGCTGAATCCTTCGGCAAGCCCAACCTCAAATATGACCAGGTGATCGCCCCCCCGTCCATCGCCAGCGCTGAGGCGTTCGGCGTCCCCACCGTTGCGCCCGGTCCCGTCACTGTCTACCCCACCACCATTGCCAGCGCTGAGGCGTTCGGCGTCCCCTTCGTCTGCCACTACGTCGGCGTCACGTCCTATGCCGTCGCCGCTTGCTCATACGGGTCGAGCGTCTATCTATTCCGTATCGGCCTCGACGGCCACCTATACCGCCGCCAGAGCGCCGATAACGGCGTTTCTTGGGCTGCTTGGGTCGATATGGGCGATATAACAGGGACCGCCGACTTCCGCCTCGCTTGCTGCTTCAAGGATGCTGACGAGGCCATTGTGCTCTATTCCACTGGAGCGTCCATTTACCGCCGTCGATTAAGCGGCGGGACCTGGGAGGCGGCCGCCGCCTGGACCAATAGCCTCAATTCTATTACCGGTATCGCTGTCACCTACATGGGAGACTGGAATGTGGCGGTCACCGGCACCGATACCGCCGATTGCCCCGGATTATGGACGTGCATACTCGGCGACGGCTATAGCGGTGCCGTGGGGACGTGGTATTCACTCAATGCGCTCATGTCGGCCGAGTATGGATCGGGTATCTCCTACCACTTCCCCACCCTCGATATGCCCGATGTGTTCCGCATGTTCTTTATCGAGACCTATAGCGGTACTGAGGCTTATTCCATGCCATTCTTTACCTACTCTCTCCCCACCGCCGATTTTATCGACAACCTGTGGCGTGAGCCTGTACCGTTCAACCTATCGAGTGAGTATGGTATTCACATGGCCCACGCCGGCGGTAGCGTTTTTTTAAGCTGCCCCTACGGGTACTGGACCGCAGTTCTCACTCCCGCCAGCGTGGATTTGACCGGTGATCTCACCGGTGCCCACCTATCGCTGAAGCCCTTATCGGGAGAGCTCAGTCTATTACTTCGAAACGACGACGGCCGGTACAACTCACCGTCCTTTACCAGAGGGTGCGATATCCGCTTGAAACTCGGCTACCACACCGCAGCCGGGGCGGAGACCGCCGGCTATCTCCCCATAGTTACAATCGATTCTATCGAGCGCACTCTTAAAAAGGGGCGTTCCGTTGTCACCCTGCACGCCCTGGACGGGTGGTCGCTACTCTATAACTGGATAGCCCGCTATCAGTTCTCTTGGGCTGCCAGCGAGAAAAACATCTTCCAGCTGCTGTCGTTCGTATTCGCCCGTGCCGGCATCGCGCTATCGTCCTACTCGACGTCGAGCCGCATCACCGCCTACGAGCCCGCTTTCACTATTCACCCGGGGGAGCGTGGTATAACTGCCGTTAAGCGCCTCTTATCGCTTGTTGAGGACGTTATTCTCTTTGTTCGGTGATACTGCGTATCTTATTCATCCGCAATCGACCGATAGCGCCGATTATGCCTATGGCATCGCTCACAAGGTGAGCGAGTGTGTCACGTTCGAGAATACGATTTCTGAAAATATCGCCCTAACACATTCTGAGACTATTGCCGTGGGGGACTATAGGTGGTCAGAGATTAACCTTGTCTACGATAGACTTTCCAAAGAGTTTGACGATAACATTGCTACAGCAGCCGACGCCCACAAGCAAGGCGAGGCAACTCTAAGAGAAGCCGAGCTCTCTAAAGTTGCCGGCACGATAACAGTCCCAATGAATGTAGCCCATGATCTTTACGATGTTGTTGAGCTAACCGTGCCCCACCTTGACATCTCCTCACAGCTTTATCGCTTGGCTGCCATAGATTTCTACTGGACACCTGAGAAGAAAGCATACAATCAGCGCCTTCTATTGAGTGGGGTGTAGTAGTGGGTAGGCTGGCCGACGTCGGCCAGCCTACCCGAGGGCACGTATATTATTAGAGGTATGAATGATAAAGAGAGGTATCCTCAAAGCCTTCGATAGTGGTACATACCTTGCCACCGTTCAGATGATAGGTAGTCTCCCGACATGGATGCACGGTATACCGGTATCAAGAGGCATACCCACCGATCAAATGGTTGTAGGTAGGAGTGTTCTCATATATTTTTCCTCACCCGGAGGCCCCGCATCGGCGGTACTTCTAGCAGTGTGGACACCATAATCTCTTGATCAACTGCTACCACTACCCCTTTAATACGCCATCCGCCATCATACCCCTTTCTACATAATCCACTGTCTGCAAGCCTCTGATCACCCAATGTGCCGGGGACGGGAAGAAATATTTTACAAAAGCCTCCATTTGTGGTATAATTTCTTAATGCAGGGAACTACAATCTCAGTGGTTTTCTTTTAGGTTTCGCCAAGGCTTTGCTTTAGCTGGGGCGAAACTTCCTTTTTATATGGGAGGCCGCGATTAGTACAGATATAGAAGAGAGCCGGAACAGAAACAACGAATACAATGCCGAAGACATCATGGTGCTGGACGGCATGGAGGCGGTGCGCCGGCGCCCGGGGATGTATATCGGTAGCACCGGGCAGCACGGGCTGCACCACCTGGTACAGGAGATCGTCTACAACAGCATAGATGAGGCATTGGCCGGCGCCTGCGACATGGTGGAGGTGACCATATTCGAGGACGGTCGGGTGGCGGTCGCCGATAACGGCAGGGGGATCCCGGTTGAGGTGCACCCGGTAACCAGAACCTCGGCTCTTGAGGCGGTGATGACCGTGCTTCACGCCGGAGCCAAGTTCGGTGGCCGGGGCTATACCGTCTCCGGCGGGCTCCATGGGGTAGGAGCCTCGGTGGTAAACGCCCTCTCCTCCGATCTCCGGGTGGAGGTGAAGAGGGACGGCAAGCGCTACCGGCAGGAATACTGCCGCGGCGTGGCCCAGAACTCGGTGGAGGAGATAGGAGAGGCCACAGACACGGGGACGGTCACCACCTTCCTTGCCGACAAGGGGATATTCGGTGACCTAAGCTACGACTTCAACGCGCTGGCGCAGCGCTTCCGCGAGATGTGCTACCTCACCAAAGGGGTGGAAATTCACTTCGAGGATAAAAGGTCGGAACGGGAGGTCACCTTCTACTTTGAAGGGGGAATCGCCAGCTTTGCCCGATACCTCAATAAGAATCGCCCAGTGTTGCATGAGCCGATCTATATCTCAAAGACGGTGAACGGCACCGAGGTGGAGGTAGCACTACAGTATAACGAGGGCTTTGCAGAGACCGTACTCAGCTTTGCCAACTGCATCAATACCCAGGACGGCGGCACACATCTTACCGGGTTCCGCTCCGCCATGACCCGCGTTATCAACGACACCGCCAGAAATATAAAGCTTCTCAAGGAGGATGAGGTCAATCTAATCGGCGATGACACCAGGGAGGGGCTGGTGGCCATCATCAGCGTCAAGCTGGCCGAGCCCCAGTTTGAGGGGCAGACAAAGGCCAAGCTGGGAAATCCGGAGACAAAAAATCACGTGGAGTCTGCGCTAGTGGACGGGCTCGCCCAGTACCTCGACGAGCACCCCGCAGAGGCCAAGCGGATCGTGGAGAAGTGTCTCACCACCGCACGTGCCCGGGAGGCGGCGCGCAAGGCGCGCGACCTGGTGCTCAAAAAGAACTCCCTGGAAGCGGGCACCCTGCCCGGCAAGCTGGCGGATTGCTCTGACAAGGACCCTGCGCAGTGCGAGATCTATCTGGTGGAGGGGGAGTCGGCGGGCGGCTCTGCCAAGCAGGGACGGGACCGACGCTTTCAGGCGATCCTCCCCTTGAAGGGCAAGATACTCAACGTGGAGAAGGCCTCTCCGGAGAAGATGCTGGCTCATGTAGAGATCCGCATCATCATCACCGCACTGGGTATCGGCATCGATAAGCAACTGGATCTCTCCAAGCTGCGCTACCACCGCGTAATCATCATGACCGATGCCGATGTCGATGGCTCCCATATCCGCACCCTGCTACTCACCTTCTTCTTCCGCCACATGGTGGATCTTATCAACGGCGGTCATCTCTTCATCGCCCAGCCGCCCCTATACAGACTGGGTGACGGTAAAAAAGCAGAGTGGCTTTACTCCGAGGCGGAAATGGAGCGCTCCATCGCTAAGAAAGCTTTTGAGGAGCTCTCCGTCCGCTCAACAGATGGCTATATTACTCACAAGGGAACCAAGATAGGCGACCTGTTGAATTCACTCAGGGAGCTGGAACGGGGGCTCGATGCCCTGGAGAAGGAAGGCATACCGCGGCAGATAAGCGCCATTCTGCTTGTGAACGAGGAGTCCTTCCACCGCCTCGACCTCTCTAGGAAGGAAAGCATGCAGCAGCTAAGCAGGTGGCTTGAGGAATCCGGATATCCCACCAGCTTATGCCTGGATGATACCGACGATGAATACTGGGTTGAGGTTGAATTCAAGGATCATAAAATAAGGCTGGACAAGCGCGTTCTTGAGCACGCCGCCCTTCATGGCTGCTTCAATGCGTATCCGCAGGTCAGGCGCCTTACCAACAACAAATCATACACCATTGTTAAGAAGGGCAGAGAGATCGGCAACGATATTCCCTGGTATGAGCTTGCCGGGGTGCTCCAGAAAAGCGCTGACCGGTCAGGAATAGCGCTCCAGCGCTACAAGGGACTGGGGGAGATGAGCGCCCAGCAGCTCTGGGAGACCACGATGAACCCGGAGACCAGGACGATATTGCAGGTCAACGTAGAGGACGCGGTCAAGGCGGATAAGATATTCGAGACGCTCATGGGTGATGAGGTGCCTCCCCGCAAGGCCTTCATCCAGGCCCACGCCAAGAGCGTCAGGAACCTGGATATTTAAGGCCACGCTTGCGATCCTAGCAGCGATTTCGTATTCTCTTGATGGGTGCTGTTATCAGGACAAATAGCAAGCGCGGTATGAACAGGATAAGACCGACACAGAGCCTGCCCGCCCTGATCCAGAAGTTCTTGTGCTCCTGGGCTTCATACTCATCTACTGCCCCTTCAAGTATGCTGTCAAAGATCTGATCCTCTGATGGACACATTTTAGTTCTCCTGTTATTGATTATTCAGTTCTAATCTCTCCCGCCGCGTCCGCATGCAGGATTGCAGTAAAATCGTAGCCGCGCCTATGCAGTTCATCGCTTCCCCCCTGGTGACGGTCCAGAAGCGCCACTACCTTGGCCACCCGGCAGCCCGCCTCCTCCACCGCCTTTATCGCTTTCAGGGTGGAACCTCCTTTGGTGATTACATCCTCGACGATGGCCACACTGGAGCCTTTTTGGGGGATATGACCCTCTATAGCCTTCTGCGTCCCGTGCTCTTTCATATCCCCTCTCACGATGAAGGCGGGGATTGGCTTCCCTTCCATATGGCTGACCAGCGCTACAGCAGCGACGATGGGGTCGGCACCCAGGGTAAGCCCGCCAACAGCATCTATTCCGCTATCTCTTAAAAGATCAAAGACCAGCCTGCCGGCAAGGTATGCGCCCTCCGCGGAGAGGGTAACCATCTTGAGGTCAAAGAAGTATGTGCTCTTAGCCCCCGATGCGAGGGTGAAATCGCCGCGCACAAGCCCCCGCTCCTTGACCAGCTCCATAAACCGCTCCCGCTGCTCCAGCATCAATTCAAACTCCCCTCTTTTTGTCCCTCACAAATTGGTCGTATGGAATGTGGGAAAATGTTCCCTGTCATTGCGAGCCAGGATAAGCAATTCAAGCATCTCCCACCCACCCTAAAAAGGTATTACCTGGGGATACCCCCCGGACCCCCAACACGGGAGATTCCCCGGTCGGAGCGGATGCTCCGACCCACCCAAAATCCCATACCCCAACCCCTGAAATAGGCCGAAAAGTTCCCCAGTCAATTGGGGTGGGGTGCACCCCTTGGTAACTGTTGGTTGCTAAGACACACGGTCTGGCATGTATATCTCTGCCAAATCCTTCGTCACTTTAAAGCAATTCCCCTATCACAAAGCGCCGCAGGCCGTTGCCTGTCATTCCGGGTCGTTAACAATAGTATCACATAATGAAATAATGCTGTGTATACGACGTCTATTTATAGAGCCCCTTCTCCCTGATATAGCGTTCCACCGCAGCGGGGACGAGGCCCGTTATGGTGAGGCCGCAGGCAACCCGCTCCCTGATAGCGGAGGAGCTTATGTCACTGAGCGGGTTATTCAAGATGGTGATGTGCTTTGAGATCCCGGGAAGGTCCCGCTCCATTTGCTTCAGGTCTATGTCCAGGCACCCAGGGCGCCTCGCAGCCACCAGTCGGCATATGGTGACAATCCTCTCCGGCTCTCTCCATTCTAAGAAACCGGCCAGGGCATCAAGCCCCAGGATGTAATAAAGCTCTGCATCCGCGCCGAGCTCGCGTTTCAGGTCGTTAAGTGTATCCACAGTGTAGGAGGGTCCGGGACGGTCTAGATCAATGCTCGCTGCGCTGAAAGACGGGTTTTCGGCGATAGCAAGCTCGGTCATCGCCAGGCGGTGCTCACCTGGGGCGATGTTCCTATGCCCCTTGAGCCAGGGCTCTCCTGCGGTAACAAATACAACCCGTGATAGCCCCAGCTTCTTCCTAGCCGCCTCGGCGATTACCAAGTGCCCGCTGTGTACCGGGTCGAAGGTCCCTCCCAGCACCCCTATCTTAAGCATTTCTCTCCTATGCTTGGTACCATTCCTAAAAGGGATGTCTTTAGCAAACCCGGTGATTGGCCTTTCTCTATTCCCATATCATCTCCATTTTACCAAACAGCACCCTGTCTCCGGGTTTCACCCCTGCCCTTTTAAGCGCTCCGACGACCCCCATCCCGGCAAGCTGCCTCTTGACGTAGCTGCGGG from Dehalococcoidia bacterium harbors:
- the nadD gene encoding nicotinate-nucleotide adenylyltransferase, yielding MLKIGVLGGTFDPVHSGHLVIAEAARKKLGLSRVVFVTAGEPWLKGHRNIAPGEHRLAMTELAIAENPSFSAASIDLDRPGPSYTVDTLNDLKRELGADAELYYILGLDALAGFLEWREPERIVTICRLVAARRPGCLDIDLKQMERDLPGISKHITILNNPLSDISSSAIRERVACGLTITGLVPAAVERYIREKGLYK